The genome window GCGAGAGCACGGCGGAACCTGGGGGAGGAGCGAGATTGATGCTGCGTCCGACGGAGTGGCAAATTAATTGAGCGATGTAATCGCACCTGTATGCGACTTACGTTTGGCGGTGTTGAGGACGTCTTTAACTTCTTTGATAATCCTCTTGATCTGCTGGTTGGTCTTCTCCAATTCGCGTTCATGTTTGTGTAGGTTTTCACGAAAATACGGACTGTCAGTCATGCATTCGGTGAATTCGAGAGGAGGCAAGCCGACCCCCATGTTGTCTCGTCGATCTGCACGCACTTTGACACTCGACTGTGAGACGCTAACATCAAACACGGGGCTCAACGCGACGAAATTTCGGCCGTACGGTCTAGCACTTCGAACACATCCCACACTACCAAAGACGTCGGGTTGAATACCACACCGAGGAAAAACAACCTGTGGATTATCAGGAGGTCTGCGCACATGCGCCaacacaatttcatttaaattctaaCAGCTTACAACGATTCATGCGCAAGATGGTCGCGACGTTTGACAAATGTCAGCGCCGCCGGTAATGCAGATTCCcacacaattattttaaatcgattcgaacaaaaaataaatacgcaACTGTGCGTGAGGTGCGCGAAGTGTTTTTGACCAAAATTGCACCGAGATCGTATAAATTGGGATAGATTGGTCGCGGGATTGGGAATAAAGAGGTGAAAAGTACGGCGCCCTGTAATACCGGCCGcaattcaaaacaaaaaataaaatgtcaaaaaaataagtaGGTTATTTTTAACCATTCGTAGATGTTGAAAACTTTAgtttataaatgaaaacaaatggCTCTGCCTCCGGAGATAATTGAAAAGATTCTGATAAAGTGCGACGGAAAGACTTTAGTGGCTGCTCGAAGGGTGTGCAAGCAATGGAGCGAATTAGTGGAATATCTTTCAAAAGTAAGTCCCAGTGTTGTTTTCATGACAATGCAGcgatttttctttgtttggtGCAGAAAACTCCATTGTGGAATTGGTGTTGTTGCGAGGAAATCCCCACAAAAGAACTGACACAATACTTGATCTATTACAACACTGAAGATCCCagaatttggttttttatttataaaaattggaTGACTTGGCAGAATATACCACAGGTTGATTTTGAAATCGCGCTGGCTCCCGCGGAAATACCCAGAATAACGTGCATTGATGCTTTTGGTATTGcaccaataaaaacaaaattaactttttatgTTGACTGATTTTAGAGGAATATGTTGCTGTGGGGTCAGAAGATGGGAGAGTTAGGATTTATGACCACTACTGGAAACCTCTAATTATGACGCGCCACCAAGCAGAGAAGGTGTccaaagtgacgtttttttaTAGTGGTGATTGATCTATTAACTTGTTATGATCAGATCtactcatttttattttcagactcaattttaaaaatcgtgATCGCCTACCCCAAAGCTCTCATCATAGACAACCTCTATGGTGACGGCTACACTCATTTAATAATAGAGGACGTAGTGGCTCACAGGTATTGTATTTTTCGTGTCGGTAAGTTAgacaacccaaaatacactcGTCATTTAAATCGCAGGCGAGTGTATCGCAGGTTGCGCACTTTTCGATCAATCTTTAATGGACAACATTGCAGCATCTATAAAGACCACATTTGTTATCAAAAACACGGGGGTAGACTCACTATAGAAAAATTAACGAACACCCACGACGGTAGATTATTAGAGGAAACGTGGTTCACGCGGGTGTACTCCCCAAAAAACATCACTTGTATAAATATGTGGAATGGAGTGTGTACGATTCTAGTGAGTAATGACGTTAGAAAAGTCgattataattcaaaaactatccTCCCAGCGTCGATCTACTCAGAAAAATGCCTCTTAAATTTCAGTAGCATACCGAACTCGATGACGTCGCAGCAAATCCACCAGATCCTGAGGGATGACATAATCATTGTTTTGTGTAAGTTTCTGCACGATTCGCGTCATCTTTTCTGACGCTGTCTGTGCAGATAGGGCCGAGAATTTCATAGACAAGGAGTACATGGAGGTGATTATGTTGGAGGGCGGCTCCAAGTACGTCAAAAAGTTATTTAACACGACTGAAGTTCTTGAAGCGACAATCACTTGTATATGTCTGTACGGAAATACTCTAGTCTTGGGGGTGGACACGGGAATTGTAAGTCGAGTTGTTTGTTTTATAGATCGGTAACGGATTGTTTGCAGGTTTACTTCTATCACGTTCCTTCGTGGAAACACTTTAGCATAAAGGAGTACGGGAAAAAGATAATTATAGGCAAACATCCAATTACCAATATTGTCGTGAGGGAGACGAAACGTCAACGGAAATTTTTCATCACCTCTAGTTTCAATATCCACGAAGTGGTTGGTTTCTCGTCGAATTTCTGAACCCAAGTCACTGCAATATGAACCTGTTTAGAACAGACCCTAATTGTAGTAGCAAACAACCACGATACTGATAAACtaatataataattgaaaaatcaataaattttataaatagcaAAATAAATCATAATTCAATGGTTTTTAGGTACAAAATCAATAAATCTTAGTCATACTTAAATgaattcttgaaaaaaaaattgttgtaataaaaattatctgaTGTATCCCAATTTTCGGGAAGTGCCAttcagaaaagaaaaaaagaaagcccgTTCGATACACAATGATTTTTAGGTCCATAATTGAATGAAttctaaacaaaaaatatcagttataataaaaatttacaaaacaaaattatatgaGCCTGTTCAGAACAATTAGAGCGTTATTCAGTGATAACTTGATACCTTTATTTACTATGAAATCTGGACACTCGTGGTTTTATTGACATTCAGTTGAGAATTcctttttgaataatttttgttaattaaaatgtgctccAATAACGAAAGGAtcgaaatgaaattaatataataTGATGCATTAGtttcttaaattaaaaaaaaatattatcgattactgccattttatagttatttattatacagggttattctaaatgattgtagtcgaagtaggcgtgaaaactgaatgtaaaatttatggttgccgttccacataaaaaaattatcaaaattatgtgttaaattgggtgcaaaacgactcaatatatttaaaattgattgtagaacaactcaatatttctggattcaatcgttaatttaacaaaaataaataaaatcgtcatcaccgcacttttcacctaaaaaatgacagtgacagcgacacaactgacagttcacatgaaagcggcaaaaatgggcacggcctacttcgactacaatcatttagaataatccTGTACATACAAGCGGGctaaatgaatgtttaacGAGCGAgttaaacattcatttagCCCGCGAGTATAATCAACACCACCGAAAATCAATGGTTATAAAAGTAATAACTCGTTTGACATACCCAGCGCAACGAGACCTTAATAATTCTCTCGATTTACAGTTAAATCAAAGTGTCGCTGTTAAAAATAGCAAAGTAAAAGTGTGACCCGGTCGTCACATGGTCGTCTTATTGGATAATAAGGCGGATTTGcgaatattgtttttaaaaaatcattgaaatcggCTACGTCCAAATCAACTCGGCTTATATGGATGATGTCCTTCGAGAGCAAAAATTGCATAAAAATAGCGAAACGCGATGAAGAATCACGGCTGTTGCAATCAAATACAACAGAACTGacctttaaattatttaatgaaCGCTAATTCGAGatgaaaacagaaatagtctcCTTATTAGCCACAAATACCCAATTTTACACTAATAAACCTCTCCAATTTgagtctatttttttttaaatcaagtcCGAAGCTTGTGTCACTAATCACAAATGATTGCCGAGTCGCTGAGTGtgattttttgttgccatGGTTTTATTGACACTAGAAAAAAATCGGTGTGACAGTGAATTATCCGTAACCTCTTATCCAATATTACTCCTAATAAAATTAGGTCTTTACGGTGTATACACGTGTAGAATACCTGTAATGTatgtataattattgtttaataaatttttatttattttctttgacatttacttgacatttttaaaccgctagcgaaataaaaaatatataattgagacttttgtgaaggatgtccaaaccatacaaaacttttaaataattactatttttggatcaagttatgaatgaaaaacgtattgctggctgcatttaaatttcgttagggtcgGAGAGTTATGTGAATCGAtctgtatataaaaaaaatgttcatagTTTGAACCTGAAGGCGAATAGTTGAAAAACAAGCTTCTCatatataaatatgtaatatgtaaATTCTTTGACATTGATAAGATAAAGACAAAGAAAACCTTTTTTTAATACTTACTGTAACCAGCTGTAACTGACGAAAGTTGCAACTAATCTAAGCAGAATTTGTACTACTgttaaaaaaccattttttaaaaaccaatttcagATATCCACAtaagtaaaacaaataaaaaactcttaacgtttttattaagtaaattaaattaaatgaataaattttcagatttcaTTCTCCCCATTGACTTCGTTATTTGCCTCCTCTTCACTTGAACTGAATCTGCGAGAATAAAACaatcataataaaattaacactACTGTTTGGTTTTGTTACAAATCTTCCAGATTTCCGAGGGCCCCTAGAAATTGGGCCCTCTCCTCATTTGTTCGAAATCTTATAGTTACATAAACATCTTGGTCCAATTTAATAAAGAGGCCTGAGTTACTGAACACAACAGGCACTTGCCTGGGTACTCTAATGCCATTCATGGGTGGATTTATTGGGGTAACTGAAATTGTTTGCACATCTGCAATCACTTGTCTCATTCTGCCCAAGCCCCCAGGCCCCTCAGGGCCCCCAAGGCTAACAGAAGCCATACAAGTAAATGGCATGTTCTTCCTATTATTTTGAAGAGATAACTGAAACAATCTCAGTTCTTTTATAAGCGAAATTCGCACTCCAAATCTTTTTTGctccattttttgctgtaaaTGATAAGCAAATACAAAAAAGTATTGATTTGAAAGGGGGCTAATTACCTCccacaatttgaaaatttatataaatGTCACGGCAGCCTTAGatcaattttgattatttcatcTATAATcggtttcaaaatcaaaaatccatcacctgttcaattatgttggcagaaaaaaaatccctagaataagcttcatttttttttgggatgGCCCAAACTCCTGCCAAAATTCGACATTAAATTGTTAAGTTTATTTacataacacaaaataattactaTGTACAAAATGGTCGAAATTACCATATCAtaccttttgagtgaaataataaaatgagaataaaaaacacgatgaactacgatcAAAACGACTGTCTACAGTTTTTTTTCATAACcacacttttttctgacacttgcagatacactaaaaacaaaacttggcgacgttgtcggttgtattttcgaggtagactgcagtgttggtggatttttgattttgaaacagattatagtcTATAGTGGTATCATtatccgttcacgattgttttaaacatgGAACAGgccaagaaatttttttgttagattggcatTAGGTCCTGATCTtgtttacatctagttacctttgcattacccttgtaaaaatacgaaatgccgctctacaaaaaaaagaaagcctaacctcaaaataaatatccaaattccaaatgtgatttattgcgaagggatgatatgaatgcaaagttgagattgaaattaaaaaggagctaacaaaagcaagtcacagctagtgttgaaagtggccaccaaacgtttgttaattcaatttaggaaattgtaacaattgtcaattcgactGATgccatttattgacagaactaatagttcggcacttcgaaaaaaaagcagagcggtacaggaaaatttacatgtgcaaaaattccaaaggtaactagatgtaaattattttattccacactgtacagtGTTGCAAATAGGCCTTGGAGGCTTTCTGACATTTCAGGCCAAAgcttacaaaaaatgttttgttttaaactTACCTACACTTGTCATTTAAAGGCACGTTTACCAAAAATTGATCAAAATAAGCTCAGAAAAGCCTTATTATAGTGaaaccagaaatatagtgattttatgAGGGATGGAGTACATTAACTTGAGAGGGTCAattatggcagggcaataaaCTTCTGGCACTCGTCGCGCAACTGGGTTCTACCTACCTTTGTCTCCGATGGTCCATTTTCAGACGGCtcaaaaacatctgtcatAGAAGATTTATGACTCTTTTGAAGTTGGTAATAAACGTGaccccaaaattgtaaaagaaattatcgaccagagtccataaaatcactatatttctggttccactaTACGACAAGTTGTCTACAGCCAccaagttttgttttttatgagGTGCATCTGCTACGTGTCTTCTAAACTTGTAAAATGAATCGCCCAAGAAATCTATCCATAGAAGACGCAGTAAGAGTAACATCTTTGCTAAATGAGGGATACTcgtagagggatatggagggagcactgCCTATGCTGGCAATGTAAAGGAAGCGGCACGTCGCGAGACCTGTGCGGAGACCTTTTATGACACCTTTTAAAATGACCGCCAGTACTTCGTGAAATTTCGTGACGAGGGTCGTTGGGATTAGATGCTTCATAGGCGTCGGTGTTCCGTCATTTTACtggatttggttttttacacgTGAACCGGTTGGTgaattgtctttgtattttttcagttgtataactctgatctgtttttattttgaactaaaTATTTACGGTCGTCTTCCTACAATTCCTACAAAAATTGTCCCcagaaaaaaagttaaggGACGCCACTGGAAAGATGAAATATCTGCGTTAACTTCGGTTTCGCTCGGCGCATCTGGAGACCTTTTATTAGGTCTACAGAAAAGCGCGGTCGTAACCACTTTTTTGAAgagtgctccctccatatccctctacggGGATACTCGATGTTGCTAATCTCATACTACACTCAAGCTTTTTTTGTgtgtcgaagtaaacttgacatttataattcgactcaaaaaactgccagaaaaaattactcgtcctacggactcgtaattttttcagaggcagtttttttgttacattGCCAGTcaacaaaattctcattgaaatgtcaagtttacttcgacaaaaaaaagctctcgtgtaattataagtgaaaatatCGTAGTGGACCATGTAATGCCATTCGCTGCTTTTGCGGAatccaattttttattaatggaaGATAATGCTGGGCCGCATGTGGCAAGACAAGTTATCGACTACTTGAATGCCGTTGATATTCCGTTTATGGAATGGCTACCAAATTGTCCCGATTTAAATCCCATAGAGCATCCATGGGACGCTCTTGAAAAGAAGGTGCGAAGTCGTACACCTCCATCCTTCAATCACATTCAACTGGTGAATGCAGTAATTGATCAATGGGAGAATACTCCCAGGAAATTATTGCACATCTAATTTCCAGCATGCCAAGATGCACAAATGCAACAATTAGGAGTATAAAAGGGCACACACGCTATTCACATCCCATGTACTCTATTAATTCtatcgtttttgttttttcttgtttcacatgtacagttgcggccgttgaaatctcagacaggaaacatttaaacactctgtataaattccgaaattggattagcgtaaacaggattttcatcaaggattataaagtcagtgtcagtatttgacatattaggtcagaatcgcgcgtaacttttgaaatgccgcaattatctgatttgcaaaaatgtgttagaCTGAGGGgcggtgtgagtataagagccattgcgagagaaattaatgtggataatgtttgagtgacattttgagaaacgtcactttcaatcccatttacaaagccaaaagtttggagttgtcaaagtgtctgagttttcaacggccgcaactgtacttaTCTAACCAAAAAAGTTTTTTAGCAAGCATATACAATATTTTGTTGACTTGCGGACAAAATCCTCTATCCGCTTGCCGATCTCACGTTATCTCTGAATAGAATAGAAACATTAGAAACGGTAATACCATTTTGCCAACAGTAACAGTACCAACCCTTGATCtgggaaattttaaaatcactgcactttttttgaaaaaaaagatcGCAATGTCTTCTAAAAAGGACGGACgacaattttaatgaaataaggACTGTCCTTCCCAAAAATTACTACTGCCACGCAACTGTTTGTTTCTGCTTGCTCTTAAGTAAGTAGGTATTTTACCTACTAATCTTCTTCATTGTGatgtaattgtattttttatatctttacACTTTATACTTAACAAGCCCCGAGAGTGAGATTAACATTAAGAATGTTTGTTTCTCCgcgaaacaaataaaatacccCTCTTATTCTCTTTTGTTTAATTCAGTCAATTTCATTTAGCATAATATTTACAAGCATAAACAACTCCAAATCATAACATATGAAGTACATGCCGTTAAATACATTGTACAACTGAATCGGTTTAATTAAGTCTCGAGAAATGAATGCTTAATGCCCCAGCGAACGTTAACAATCACAGATAAATAATAGAAAACAGGATTTATTACGCAACTGTTTCGTTATAAAACACCCGCTCACATGCCTACACTGTGTGGGGCATCCTTACATCACAAATGTAGATATCTACAAGGCACAACATTATTAAGATTTGTTTCATTACATTGTAGTAAATACAATTTGAATATAGAAGAAAATTCGTTGGAATAAATTCCAATACAGATGTGCTGCGGCCTGCAGCAGGGGGAGCCAGTGAAGTAAGCAGGCTCCGAGTCTCAGACATTCTGTACTTAACGAGTTGGAAGCAGAGTTGAGAAATTGGTACAGTCACAACAGGGATGCCATCGCGACCGCAAGTGTGTGAGATTTACGGTCGCAACAGCACGACATTTGTAGTACGAGTAAGCGGTCGCTCGAAGACTTGACGCAGCAAGTTCGGCGTTTGTTTGGTAGTTTCTTCGGTTGAAGAGTCGGCCCGCTCGCCCTGCACTCGTGTGGAGATCTTACACTTCTTCCGTCAGATAAGAACGTTAGTTTGGATGCAAGCACCGAAAATGTATTCGTAatggagaaaaataaaaacttataCGCTAGAAATATCACAAGGGTTCGGCAGTTCAAACGACTATTGCTGCTCACTGCACTGGACCAGTGTCATTTATCATCACTGCGCACTTGCGAACTGTTCAACGAAAGCACCTGGTTGTCGTCGTCCGAAGAGGAAGCATCCTTGCCGATATTGCTTTGGTTGGTTAAGGCCGCGGCCGCTTTCGCCGCTATGCAACTGACGCAAAGATCCTGTCTGACCGGGTACTGCCCCCTTTGGGACAAACTCGGAGTCATCTCGTCGGGAGTGGAAGCTCTGCTGCTCTCGTCGTCGGCCGAGCTCTCGAACAGCCTCTGCACGACAAAAACCACCGTCGGCATTGACCTTTCTTTCGCCGGGGTCGCACCGACTTTCGACAATCTCGAAGGTCTCGCCGACCTTCGAGTCGTCGCCGCGGCTAATAATAGAAGCGTACCTGACGGTCGGCGATCACCACCGCGCGGATCTCGGGCAAGGGGCTGATGCCGCCGCCCCTTCTCGGACTACCGGAACGACTGTCGGTCGAGTCCAACACCACGATCTCTTCCACTTCCATCTGCAGGATGCTTTCTTGGCTACCGGAAAACTGTACGCTCGATTAGTTACTGGGCTCGAGTTCGGGGGCTATGTGTGGCTATGAATGTGATGAATGTGGCCGATCCGGTGGACAAAGCAGAGGTGGGTCAGTCAAGCGTGAGGAGATCTGTGATAATACATTCTCGTCGACATGCACTTATTCGACAAAACAATGGAATGATGTGACCGTGTTAACTTAAAAGTACAACgctaaaactaaaataaaatagtctACGAATTACCTCCACCATGGAAAGTGcatttttgtaaacaaagTAGCTACAAGGAGAAAGGCAGTAATGTGCTATCACAGACATTTCTATATCTACTATCGCTAGTAGGTATAGCTGTTTGGAGGATATATGGAAACACTGACCACAAATCCATAATGCTTCAAGATGTCCATTTTGCATATTGGACATGTTCGATGTTCCAATAGCCACGGATCAATGCAGCTCTTATGAAACTCGTGGCTGCAACAAACACACTCTTTTAGTCGCCGGCGCCGTTTTGCACCCAATCCAATCACTCACCCGCACGGTAATATGCGTAAAAtatcacatattttatatgGTTCAATGCAAATAGCGCACAATTCCTCGTCTCCTTGAACTTCCTGAAATCAGATATGGAATATCTTGCTTGGATTAGATTACCACACAAAATAACTCACTTTGTCCTCGGATTTGATGTTTTTCGTCGGGATCTTAGACAAAGCCTTCTTAGCCGCGTTCCCCAGTCTTCTCTGCAAAAAACACATCATCAGATCCTCGCCTCGAACACTCAAAaggttaaaaacaaaaactcgCGACTTACGCCGATCGTGTAATagtagtttttgtaatttgccacCATTTTGATTATCTAAttgacatattaacgaacgcgacgtcaggAAGCAAATttgcgaccgtatttttggcaatttcacgtatttcagggTGCAAGATTAACTTCCATATTcatgttttgtgacagaatttgaataaaacaaaaggcgacttgaATAGgtacttgatcaaattttcacttttaaaattgagACGTTACCAACTGccacaaaattccctaaatcGACTAAagtaaacttttttgtttaaaaacggaataaaaatggcaaattacaaaaaatagtataaagaAACTCGTTTCGTAAGCActtattctttaaaataactggtggctacgccactaattttttaaacttgaattCGGGCTTCAACACTGGtcttagcttgacgtttcgttttgacaagtgacatttatcaaaatccgttcgcacgggagaaaattctcaaattctgagtgtcgaacaaaaaaactgtATAAAAATCTGCTTGACTGCGGCGTTTTCCTCTGGCCCATTTCGACCCGACCTTGactctaattattttttaatgcagTAATTATCACcgcaacaaaattttaaagcgaCGCTTTTCCCAAACAATCCAGACTTTCGTCAAGGATTGTTTtaatgaagatttatttttcgtaCAGGTCGCCCAGATTTCCCCCGACACTTTATCCCGAGATTAAACggttaaataaattctaacgAGTAATGTGATTTACGACCACTTAAAAAGATATCAGCCCCCGCTCTGTTTATCTCTTTATTCGACCCGCCACATGTGCCCACAAATCTTGTAACCCCGTAACGtccacaattaattttttgtcccTCGACGAAAACCTTTTGACGAATCCGGTGCGATCGAAATTTTCCCAAATCGGATTACACTTGCTCTAAGAACCccgaataaatttaatttccttCTTTCGAGAAAAACTTCTTCGAATGTTGTTTGCTGCGGCGATACGAATTTTAATTGcgctttatttttaaaacgttttATCTACCGTATCTGTTCGCGGCTTTTAGTTTTTTATGGTCGCCATATCTGCGGCCTAAAAGCAGCATTACCGTTCCcactttacaataaaaattatctgTTTTGCCCAATAATTAAGCGCCACGGTTGCGATACCAACGTGTAAAAGCTAAAAGTACACTTCCTCGCTGCATGTTCGGCGAATTTCATTCGGATCtgttaaaattgaattaatcACTTGGAATTTTCCGAATGGTGGTTGTTACTCACAGTCGCAGCTGTACGCTAGTGCgaaacgattttttaaaagaatgtcGCTTACCGAGAGTCTGTCCTTTGCATGGATGTATCTGAAGCGCTGCACGTAGTAGAACACCAACCACGCCAAGGATATGATCATCAAAACAATGAACGTGATGGAGACGAACAAAACAGATGTTctgaaacaaataaacaaacggTTATAAATTATCGATTCGTTAAGGAGCGCCAAAACTCGAGGTGATCGAATCGTCAAGTTTTTTAAACCGGAAGAGTCCGGGAGATTTATTTGGGAGCTGGTCAGACCTTTTGGTTTCCTTGGTCGGCGAGGTCGAGGAAGTGCAATTTGGCCTCGTTACGCTCCGGAAGCGCATTCGCGATCCGACACCTTTCGACCTCTTCGAGAAAGCGATCTGACATAATTCCGCCGCAATCGAAGGCTCCACTTCCGTCAGCTGG of Tenebrio molitor chromosome 6, icTenMoli1.1, whole genome shotgun sequence contains these proteins:
- the LOC138132927 gene encoding uncharacterized protein — translated: MALPPEIIEKILIKCDGKTLVAARRVCKQWSELVEYLSKKTPLWNWCCCEEIPTKELTQYLIYYNTEDPRIWFFIYKNWMTWQNIPQVDFEIALAPAEIPRITCIDAFEEYVAVGSEDGRVRIYDHYWKPLIMTRHQAEKVSKVTFFYSDSILKIVIAYPKALIIDNLYGDGYTHLIIEDVVAHSIYKDHICYQKHGGRLTIEKLTNTHDGRLLEETWFTRVYSPKNITCINMWNGVCTILVSNDVRKVDYNSKTILPASIYSEKCLLNFSSIPNSMTSQQIHQILRDDIIIVLYRAENFIDKEYMEVIMLEGGSKYVKKLFNTTEVLEATITCICLYGNTLVLGVDTGIVYFYHVPSWKHFSIKEYGKKIIIGKHPITNIVVRETKRQRKFFITSSFNIHEVVGFSSNF
- the LOC138132924 gene encoding E3 ubiquitin-protein ligase goliath-like; its protein translation is MSAPKCVRLSVPMGLLLVVGHVLRVSSSPTPEDWVSGSPFSHFTSDDSRADIVTSAYLNVSRLTEEGWLWDRTEVGRFGGGYVGPAYGVVVHVTSNVHPEDHTGCQLPLYSSRTDGKLPPPGEPWIALIKRGGCNFEVKVENAFRSNAAGVLVYNDRDSATLDKMKLSSDSGRNISAVFTYKWKGEELAKLTENNSKVYVHITIASHSSSRTVNINRTSVLFVSITFIVLMIISLAWLVFYYVQRFRYIHAKDRLSRRLGNAAKKALSKIPTKNIKSEDKEVQGDEELCAICIEPYKICDILRILPCGHEFHKSCIDPWLLEHRTCPICKMDILKHYGFVFSGSQESILQMEVEEIVVLDSTDSRSGSPRRGGGISPLPEIRAVVIADRQRLFESSADDESSRASTPDEMTPSLSQRGQYPVRQDLCVSCIAAKAAAALTNQSNIGKDASSSDDDNQVLSLNSSQVRSDDK